ATGGGTGCGGTGCTCACATTCCATCCTTCGGCACCAACTTCGGGTTCAAAGCCTGGAGCCATTAAAAAGCGTTTGCTATGTTCATAGCCCCACCAGCCTGCAAAGCGGTTTAATGTAGTATCGGTGAAGTGCTTTTGGTGTACAAATACGCCGCTTATCCCTCCCGGACCCGAATTCATGTACTTGTACGAGCACCAGCAGGCAAAATCGGCTTGCCAGTCGTGCAGCTTAACTTCAACATTTCCCGCCGCGTGGGCCAGGTCGAAGCCTACATAGGCACCAGCCGCATGTCCGGCCTTTGCAATAGCTTCCAGGTCGAAGTATTGCCCTGTGTAATAATTAATGCCGCTGAACATCACCAGGGCCAATTCATCTGCATGTTCGGCTATCTTTTGTATGATGTCTTCGGTTCGTAATATAAACTCTCCCACCCGTGGCGACACCTCTATAACGGCCTGTTGCTGCGTATAGCCATGATACCTAACCTGGCTTTCAATAGCGTATTGATCTGAGGGGAAAGCACCTGCTTCCATCAATATTTTAAAACGTTTATTGGTTGGTTTATAAAAACTTACCATTAGTAAGTGAAGATTTACTGTAAGTGAATTCATTACGGTAACTTCGGTTGGTTTTGCGCCTAACAGCCTGGCCAACGGTGCTATTAATTGCTTATGATAGCTTAACCACGGCGATTTGCCGCGGAACCATCCTTCTACCGCTTCATCTTCCCAGTTGTTTAACTGGTCTTGCAGATATTGCCTTGCTGCTTTAGGTTGCAGGCCCAGCGAATTGCCACACAGGTATATAGCTTGCTGTCCATTATATTTTGGGAATAAAAATTGATCCCTCAGATGTTTTAAGGGGTCCTGCTCATCCAGCTGAAGCGCAAATTCTAATGTGTTCTGGTAGTTCATCAGCCAATAATACAAAAAAGGCGGA
This portion of the Inquilinus sp. KBS0705 genome encodes:
- the kynU gene encoding kynureninase — encoded protein: MNYQNTLEFALQLDEQDPLKHLRDQFLFPKYNGQQAIYLCGNSLGLQPKAARQYLQDQLNNWEDEAVEGWFRGKSPWLSYHKQLIAPLARLLGAKPTEVTVMNSLTVNLHLLMVSFYKPTNKRFKILMEAGAFPSDQYAIESQVRYHGYTQQQAVIEVSPRVGEFILRTEDIIQKIAEHADELALVMFSGINYYTGQYFDLEAIAKAGHAAGAYVGFDLAHAAGNVEVKLHDWQADFACWCSYKYMNSGPGGISGVFVHQKHFTDTTLNRFAGWWGYEHSKRFLMAPGFEPEVGAEGWNVSTAPIMLMALHKAALDVFEQAGGLHPLRIKSENLTGYLEYLINDINARHGKHMLSIITPVNAKERGCQLSVVCKKNARDIFDYLASNGVIGDWREPDVIRLSPVPLYNSYTDVFKAAECLFKAITALN